In the Flagellimonas sp. MMG031 genome, one interval contains:
- a CDS encoding lactonase family protein, whose translation MKNSILAGLVAVLAIACAEKPQEKPMYTLFVGTYTDGDSEGIYTYSFDANTGELSNQKLAAKLTNPSYLAISEDKKNLYAVQETADFDSLGGGVTAFRLEKGALELQNSRGTQGAHPCHVSLSGNGQLAVANYTGGNVSIFALNEDGSLAENPQVIDHKPLDSVKTSHAHMAQFTPEGLMVTDLGLDAVKRYQKEEEKFTPAEQFSLTFKDGAGPRHFTFGKGGQLLYVINELNSTISIFEKDTQGDYQEVQVVPTLAADFDGESFCADIHLSPDGKFLYGSNRGENTIVIFKVDQDSGRLDLVGRESVRGDWPRNFSMDPTGEFLLVANKKTSNIVVFKRDLEKGTLTFLNETSHPNPVCLVFE comes from the coding sequence ATGAAAAATAGTATTCTAGCGGGCTTAGTTGCTGTTTTAGCAATCGCTTGTGCAGAAAAACCTCAAGAAAAACCCATGTACACCCTATTTGTTGGCACCTATACCGATGGCGATAGTGAAGGCATTTATACGTATTCCTTTGATGCGAATACAGGGGAGCTTTCCAACCAAAAACTGGCGGCGAAGTTGACCAATCCCTCCTATTTGGCCATTTCGGAGGATAAAAAGAACCTTTACGCCGTTCAGGAAACTGCCGATTTTGATAGTTTGGGCGGAGGCGTTACCGCGTTTCGTTTGGAAAAGGGAGCACTAGAGCTTCAAAATAGCAGAGGAACCCAAGGGGCACACCCCTGTCATGTGTCACTTTCGGGTAATGGCCAATTGGCCGTAGCCAACTATACGGGAGGCAATGTTTCCATTTTCGCCCTCAATGAAGATGGCTCGCTGGCCGAGAATCCGCAAGTAATCGACCACAAGCCATTGGATTCCGTTAAGACATCGCATGCACATATGGCTCAATTCACTCCAGAAGGGCTAATGGTGACCGATTTAGGGCTGGATGCTGTTAAGCGCTATCAGAAAGAAGAGGAAAAGTTTACTCCAGCTGAACAATTCTCCCTGACCTTTAAAGATGGGGCAGGACCCCGCCATTTTACCTTTGGTAAAGGTGGACAATTGCTATATGTCATCAACGAGTTGAACAGTACCATTTCCATTTTTGAAAAGGATACTCAGGGTGATTATCAAGAAGTTCAAGTAGTGCCAACCTTGGCTGCGGATTTTGATGGGGAAAGCTTTTGTGCCGACATTCATCTCTCACCTGATGGCAAGTTTCTGTATGGATCCAATCGAGGAGAAAATACCATAGTGATTTTTAAAGTGGATCAAGATTCAGGACGATTGGATTTGGTTGGTAGGGAGTCGGTCCGCGGTGATTGGCCTCGAAACTTTTCCATGGACCCCACGGGCGAGTTTTTATTGGTAGCGAATAAAAAGACCAGCAATATTGTGGTGTTCAAAAGGGACTTGGAAAAGGGTACGTTAACTTTTTTGAACGAAACCAGTCATCCCAATCCTGTTTGTTTGGTGTTTGAGTAA
- a CDS encoding DNA helicase PriA → MEEQKIQKTELKKACVNCGAELKYKPGTTQISCEYCGHMETIALDDNGFEELELYPFLKEMGAQRHSEEISMLHCKNCGADQHVEENYKSLHCVYCGQPLVVADAYTEKWILPGAVLPFQIDKKQSFAIFKKWVQGLWFAPNNLKKAALDPQFTKGLYLPYWTFDAQLYASYTGQRGEYYYETKRVRDSNGKMVTKRVRKTRWYPAAGQVSGFVDDTLIKASHQKAGRIPSKIAFWDLKKLQPFNSGFLSGFVTEKYTIPLNDGHLQSKEVARGIAETWCRRDIGGDTQRVLSMDMKLSEETFKHILLPVYVSAYRYSGKEYNFFINGENGQISGTRPYSFWKIFFTVLVVIAVIGVIVLLSKK, encoded by the coding sequence ATGGAAGAGCAAAAAATCCAAAAGACCGAACTCAAAAAAGCCTGTGTCAATTGTGGTGCAGAGCTTAAATACAAGCCTGGCACTACCCAGATAAGCTGCGAATATTGCGGACACATGGAGACCATTGCCTTGGATGACAACGGGTTCGAGGAATTGGAACTGTACCCTTTCCTTAAGGAAATGGGCGCCCAAAGGCACAGTGAGGAGATTTCCATGCTGCATTGCAAAAATTGTGGTGCCGATCAGCATGTGGAAGAAAATTACAAGTCCCTTCATTGTGTATATTGCGGTCAACCCTTGGTAGTTGCAGACGCCTATACCGAAAAATGGATTTTACCAGGCGCCGTACTTCCCTTCCAAATCGACAAAAAGCAATCTTTTGCCATTTTTAAGAAATGGGTACAAGGATTGTGGTTCGCTCCCAACAATCTAAAAAAGGCGGCACTGGACCCTCAATTCACCAAAGGTTTGTATTTGCCCTACTGGACCTTTGATGCGCAGCTTTACGCTTCCTACACCGGCCAACGCGGAGAGTATTATTATGAGACCAAAAGGGTTCGCGACTCCAATGGCAAAATGGTAACCAAAAGGGTTCGGAAAACAAGATGGTATCCAGCAGCCGGTCAGGTTTCCGGTTTTGTGGACGATACGCTCATCAAAGCATCACATCAAAAGGCGGGAAGAATCCCAAGTAAAATCGCCTTTTGGGATTTGAAAAAGCTCCAACCGTTCAACAGTGGATTTTTATCAGGATTTGTAACCGAAAAATATACCATCCCGCTCAATGACGGTCACCTGCAATCCAAAGAAGTGGCCAGAGGTATTGCCGAAACCTGGTGTAGGCGTGATATTGGCGGGGACACCCAACGCGTGCTTTCCATGGACATGAAACTGTCCGAGGAAACGTTTAAGCATATTTTGTTGCCCGTTTATGTGAGTGCCTATCGGTATAGTGGTAAGGAGTACAATTTTTTCATCAATGGGGAGAATGGACAGATATCCGGCACACGACCTTATAGTTTTTGGAAAATATTCTTTACTGTTCTTGTAGTGATAGCCGTAATTGGTGTGATTGTGTTGCTTTCTAAAAAATAA